From Lagopus muta isolate bLagMut1 chromosome 15, bLagMut1 primary, whole genome shotgun sequence, the proteins below share one genomic window:
- the TEKT4 gene encoding tektin-4, with protein MEHPEGSPSGPAPARVPLTKEPAPQSVPATQLPMKVYEAALKTGPDSSSGLATAGFRTAKYLPPEWHQSNYNLYHKAFASCEESERNRDEAKELSESTAAATQRAQKDSTAALGQRLQDIHFWKTELQKEIEELDAETNLLAAQKLRLERALDATEVPYAIATDNLQCRERRQPPDLVCDEVEREMLKEAELIRNIQELLKRTLMQASNQMRLNRDHKEVCEMDWSDKVETYNIDDKCGRYKNQSTNIQFHPSSVKFEESASTPETWAKFSHDNIYRAERERLASVNLRTLIDNILHDVSEDLRMQCAAVNEAFAKRCLELDDTKHKLEHHLKGTLKEIGDQEANIVALKQAIRDKEAPMKVAQTRLYDRSFRPNVELCRDAAQFRLIGEVEELTESIESLKKKLREAEQSLRNLEDTRMNLEKEIAVKTNSIFIDRQKCMAHRTRYPTVLKLAGYR; from the exons ATGGAGCATCCCGAGGGAAGCCCCAGCGGCCCGGCGCCCGCCCGGGTGCCGCTGACTAAAGAACCAGCACCGCAGTCAGTGCCCGCCACCCAGCTACCCATGAAGGTTTATGAGGCAGCGTTGAAGACGGGACCCGATTCCTCCAGCGGCCTAGCCACAGCCGGCTTCCGCACTGCCAAGTACCTGCCTCCGGAGTGGCACCAGAGCAACTACAACCTGTACCACAAGGCCTTCGCCAGCTGCGAGGAGTCCGAGCGCAACAGGGATGAAGCCAAAGAGCTGTCTGAGAGCACCGCAGCTGCCACCCAGCGTGCCCAGAAGGATTCCACGGCTGCCCTGGGCCAGCGGCTGCAGGACATCCACTTCTGGAAGACAGAGCTTCAGAAGGAGATTGAGGAGCTGGACGCAGAGACCAACCTGCTGGCAGCCCAGAAGCTGAGGTTGGAAAGGGCTCTCGATGCCACCGAGGTGCCCTATGCCATTGCAACTGATAATCTGCAGTGTCGGGAGAGGAGGCAGCCCCCAGACTTGGTCTGTGATGAGGTGGAGAGGGAGATGCTGAAG GAAGCTGAGCTTATCAGAAATATCCAGGAGCTTTTGAAAAGAACTTTGATGCAAGCTAGTAACCAGATGCG ATTAAATCGGGACCACAAAGAGGTTTGTGAAATGGACTGGTCAGACAAAGTTGAAACATACAACATTGATGACAAGTGTGGAAGATACAAGAACCAGAGCACCAACATTCAGTTCCATCCTAGTTCAGTGAAGTTTGAAGAGAG TGCATCAACACCAGAGACATGGGCCAAGTTCAGTCATGACAACATCTATAGGGCAGAACGAGAAAGATTGGCTTCAGTTAATCTTCGCACTTTGATTGATAATATTCTTCACGATGTATCTGAGGACCTGAGGATGCAATGTGCTGCTGTTAATGAGGCTTTTGCCAAACGTTGTTTGGAGCTGGATGATACAAAACACAAACTAGAGCATCATTTGAAAGGA ACCCTTAAGGAAATAGGAGATCAAGAAGCTAACATTGTTGCTCTCAAACAAGCTATCAGAGACAAAGAAGCCCCAATGAAAGTGGCTCAAACCAGGCTGTATGACAGGTCTTTTAGGCCCAATgttgagctctgcagagatgcagcaCAATTCAG GTTGATCGGCGAAGTTGAGGAACTAACAGAATCCATTgaatctctgaagaaaaaactgCGGGAAGCTGAACAGTCTCTGAGGAACTTGGAAGACACGCGGAtgaatttagaaaaagaaatagctgtgaaaacaaacagtatttttatagATAGGCAAAAGTGCATGGCCCATCGCACTCGCTACCCGACTGTTCTGAAACTAGCAGGTTACAGGTAG